The DNA segment GCCCATCTCCAGATCGTTTCTCAACTCGAAATGCAGCCGTTTTTATTTGTGCACCAACCGCCACCGGAAGCTGATGAGGCCGGACGATATGCCCTATCAGGGCACATCCATCCTGGCGTGAAGCTGTGGGGTGCAGGTCGTCAGTCGCTACGGTTGCCCTGCTTTTACTTTCACCGGCACTACGCCATCCTTCCCGCCTTCGGACATTTTACAGGACTCGCGCTGGTAAAGCCAATTGAAGCTCAGGCCATTTTTGCGATCGCAGATGAAGAGGTAATTGATTTGAGCCGGAAAGCGAGCGAAAAAGAAAGTTCTATACGAGATCTTTGAACGATATTTTAATCCTCAAAAATTCTAACGACAGGTTTTTCTCCTTCTTTTAGATAACCTCTGAACATGCCGGAGGTATTGAAAACCATAGCTACGTTTCCGCGTCTGTCCAGGCCGATGACGCCACCCTTGCCTCCCATTTCAGAGAGCTTCTTCACAACCTGCTTAGCCGCAGATTCCAGGCTTTCCTGACGGTATTTCATTATTGCTGTAATGTCGTATGCCACTGCCAGGCGTATGAAATATTCGCCATGGCCTGTGCATGAAATCCCGGCTGTGCTGTTATCAGCATAAGTACCGGCCCCGATTACGGGCGAATCGCCAATCCGGCCAAAGCGCTTATTCGTCATACCACCTGTAGAAGTACCTGCCGCAATATTTCCATCTCTATCCAAAGCCACACATCCTACAGTTCCCATCTTCTCAAATTCCATCGGGATGAGTGATCCTTCATCCAATTGCTGCTGACCCTCTCTGTCCTTTATTCTTTCCAGTTCCTCGTAGCGTTCTTCATTATAGAAATACTCCGGATCCACCAATTCAAGCCCATGTTGATCTGCGAATTTTTCGGCTCCTTCTCCAGCCATCATTACATGTGGGCTTTTTTCCATGACCGCTCTTGCAGCCTTTATTGGATTCTTAACGGTGGTAACGCCTGCCACCGCACCCGCCATCAGATCCTTTCCGTACATTATGGAAGCGTCCAACTCATTCTTGCCCTCGTTAGTCATAACAGCACCTTTGCCTGCATTAAAAAGAGGAGAATTTTCCAGCATCGTGATGACTGCTTCCACCGCATCCAGGCTCCCTCTTTTTTCAAGTGTTTCATAACCTACTATTAGCGCTTCTCTCAGTACAGCCTCGTATTGTTTTCTCTTTTCAGGCGATATGTTATCCGGATTCATATTGCCTGCACCCCCGTGGATCACAATGGCAATAGGCTGACGTTTTGTTTCAGCCGAACGCTCCTGAGGTGCGGCCCCTTCTTTTTGAATTAGCATCAAAACGAAAATCAAAAGAAACTTTTTCATTTTTATCAAATTAAGTATTAAAATTTTACCAAAATACCAGAAAAATGTCAGGAGAAAAAGTAAAAGAATTTCAGGCTTACCGGGATCGCCAGAATGAGCGGCTGCTGGGGCAAAACAACCTGGTGATAAACAGACTGTTCAACCTTGATAGCCGCGTGTATGAAGATGGCGCCCTGAATAAATCCACAAAAGAGCTAATGGGGCTGGTCGCTTCGCTTGTTCTTCGTTGCGATGATTGTGTGAACTATCATTTATTGCAGTGCCATGATCTGGAAATTTCAGACGATCAGCTCTTCGAGTCCTTTTCAATAGCGCTCATGGTGGGTGGCTCCATTACCATTCCACACCTAAGGCGTGCCACTGAATTTTGGGACAACCTGAAAATTCCGGAGGATGAGAAGGAATAGTTCTTTCCGTACCTTTTCCGGCTCAAATTAAGCTCAAAAATGAACCTATTTTCGTAATGGCAAGAGATAAGAAACTATTCCTGTTGGATGCGATGGCGCTGATTTACCGTGCCCACTTCGCACTCATCCGTAATCCCATCCGCAACTCCAAAGGTGTAAATACTTCAGCAGTGTATGGCTTTACCAATACCCTTCTCGAAGTGCTGGAAAAAGAACGTCCAAGCCATATTGCCGTGGTCTTCGATCCACCTGTGCCCACATTTCGCCACGAAGAATTTGAAGCATATAAATCGCAAAGGCAGGAGATGCCAGAAGATATTGGTGCAGCCATCCCAATCGTGAAAAAGCTGTTAAAGGCATTTCGTATTCCCTGCATGGAGAAGAATGGTTTTGAGGCAGATGACGTGATTGGCACACTCGCCAAGCAGGCTCCGGCCCACGGCTTTGAAGTATTTATGATGACTCCTGATAAAGATTACGGGCAACTTGTGGAGGAGCATATATATATGTACAAGCCCAGCTATATGCAGAATCCCAGAGAGATCCTTGACGAAAAAGCGATTCTCAAAAAATGGGGTATTGCCAGGGTAGATCAGGTAGTGGACATCCTCGGCCTTATGGGAGATAGCAGCGACAACATACCGGGTGTGCCGGGCATAGGGCCCAAAACTGCCGCCAAACTGATTGCGGAGTTCGAGACTATCGAAAATCTGCTGGATAACACAGATAAGCTGAAAGGCAAGGTGAAGGAGCAGATTGAAATGAACAAGGAACAAGCGCTGCTCTCCAAGCGCCTTGCAACTATTATCACCAATGTGCCGGTGGAATTTGATGAAAAAGATCTGGAACTGGAAAAACCGGATGAGGAGGCGCTCGCGGTATTGTTTGCCGAGCTTGAATTCCGAACGATCAGCAAGAGGGTGCTGGGCCAGGAATTCCGCATAAAAGACGTGAAGACTTCTGCTCAGCCTGATCTGTTTAACCAGGAGGGCGGACCGGTGAAGGAAGCCGGGCCGTTGCAAACCTTTAAGGACAAAGAGTGCAGCTATGAACTTGTGAATACTGACGTCAAAATGCAGGCGCTGGCAGCGATGCTGAAGAAAACTGAATCGTTTTGTTTTGATACGGAAACATCAGGTTTGGATCCACTCCAGAGTGAGATCGTAGGGTTTTCCTTTTCCATAAAACCAGGGCATGCGTATTATATCCCCACCCAGGCAGACGAGGACGAGACGAAAAGGATCCTCTCGTTTTTCAAAGATGTATTTGAAGACAGCGCAATCGGCAAAACCGGTCAGAACATCAAGTTTGATATTCTGGTGCTGAAGCAATACGGCATCCATGTGAGGGGAAAGCTTTTCGATACGGTGCTGGCTCATTACCTCCTGGAGCCCGACCTGCGCCACAATATGGATATGCTTTCGCAAACCTACCTGGGTTATTCTCCCATCTCTATTGAAACGCTGATTGGCAAACGCGGAAAGCAACAAAAAAGCATGCGCGATCTCATCCCCGAAGATATTGTGGATTATGCCTGCGAAGATGCCGATGTAACGCTCCAGCTTCAGCGCGTTTTTGAACCGCTGCTCAGCGAAATGAAAGTGGATAAGCTGTTTTATGAAGTAGAGAATCCGCTCATTTATGTATTGGCCGAGATGGAAAACAAAGGCGTCCGGGTGGATAAAGGAGCGCTAAACGAATATTCGAAAGAACTGAATACTGACCTGGTCCGGTTGGAGAAGGAAATTTTCGAGCTGGCAGGAATGCAGTTCAATATCAGTTCGCCAAAGCAATTGGGTGAGGTGCTGTTTGACCATCTGAAGCTTGATCCAAAAGCAAAGCGAACTTCCAAAACCAAGCAGTACAGCACGAGTGAGGATGTGCTAGCCAGGCTTGCCGCCAACCATGAAGTGGCAGCAAAACTCCTCGATTTCCGTTCTATTCAAAAACTGAAGTCAACTTATGTAGATGCGTTGCCCCTTATGATAAATCCTAAAACCGGGCGGGTGCATACAAGTTATAATCAGGCTGTAGCAGCTACCGGCAGGCTCAGTTCTACCAATCCAAACCTGCAAAATATTCCTATCCGTACGGAGAAAGGGCGCGAGATCCGGAAAGCATTCATTCCTGCTGATGATGATCACACGATCCTATCGGCAGATTACTCCCAGATAGAATTGCGGCTTGTAGCAGAAATAAGTAATGATACCGGCATGCTTGAAGCCTTCAAAGAGGGTATTGATATTCATACAGCAACCTCGGCAAAAATTTTTGGGGTCTCTCTTGCCGAAGTAACTGGGGAAATGAGGCGTAAGGCTAAAATGGTCAATTTCGGGATCATCTACGGAATTTCGGCTTTTGGCCTGGCTCAGCGGTTAAATATAGCGCGGAGTGAAGCCTCAGAGATCATCCGGCAATATTTTGCTCAGTATCCCAATATAAAAAAATACATGGACGACCGGATCACTATGGCGCGTAAACATGGCTATGTGGAAACGCTCATGGGTCGAAGACGCTATCTGCGCGACATAAACAGCAGCAACCACACCGTACGCGGATATGCTGAACGAAACGCCATCAATGCGCCCATACAGGGAACGGCTGCGGATATGATCAAAGTTGCGATGGTGAATATTCACGAAGCTTTCCTGCGCGAAAATATCCGCAGCCACATGATCCTTCAGGTGCATGACGAACTGATCTTCGATGCGCTCAAAACTGAAGTGGAGCAGGTGAAGAGAATTGTGGAGGATAAAATGCGGAATGCATTGAAGCTTGAAGTACCGATTGTTGTAGAAATCGGTGCCGGGGAAAATTGGCTGCTCGCACATTAAGAGAAGCACAATAGCCCAGGTGCTGTGGCAACGCTCCTTCCCTTCCAATAAGGTGGGTGCCATAAAAAAAGCGCCATAAAAATAAGGCGCCTTTTCTACTTAAGTTATTACTTCCGTTCAGCAGTTAGTTATTCCTTTGTCAAAGTTTTCGTTACTACTTTCCCTTCTGCTGATCTGTAAGTAAGGATATACATTCCTTTAGGAAGATCAAAAAATGAGATGTTCAATGTTGATTGATTGTTGACCTGATAAGTTCCCACATTGTTTCCCAGAATATTAAAGATTTCAACTGTATGATCTCCTTTGACGGGGAAGTCAATGGTCAGCTTTTCCTTCACAGGATTAGGATAGAAGTTAAATTTAGCTTGCGGATTTTCATTTAGCCCAACCCGCCATCCGGTGGCGAAGTATGTAGCAAACTGCCCGTTTGCACTGTCTCCAACAGCAAAAAGAAATACTCTTACTTCAGACTCTCCGGAAACTGAATTGGGAATGAAATGCACATCCATAATGGAAGTATCTCCGGCTCCAAGTACAAATTCTGCAGAACTGACGTGAGGCAGGTAGCACTGTATCTTATCACAAATCTGGGATTCCCAGCCGTTCTCCAGGCCCTCATCGAATCTATACCACCGAAAAGTCTGCGTTTGGGAGGTGGTATTAACCATCTGGTTGTAGCCCACTATTTCCGCCTCTCCTGAAGAAGCCGTAACAGATACAGAATCCTTAATGAACTTGAAGGTCTGGGCCTGTACGAGGCCAACACCTCCTATTAAAAACAATGCACATAGTATCAAGGTGTAAAATCTTATTTTCATATACAGTCTTATTTCGAGGTTTTAATCAAACGGTAAATCTAACAAGAATACATCTAACATCGTTCCTTTACCTCTGTTTTTATAATTAAGGACAAAATAAGTTCCTTTGTTCAAAATACTGAGCTGGTTTTTTATTAAATTGCGCCAAACTTAAAAAATAGGTCAAATGAAAAAAATTTATCTTCTCTTATTGGTCATCGGAGTTGCTTTTGGCTCCTGTAAAAAGGATTCCAATGATGATCCAAAAAACAAGGATCCTGAAAAAGATCCCATTGCAGGTTGTATGGATGAGATGGCTCAGAACTACAATGCAGAAGCCACCGAGGATGATGGCAATTGCGAGTATCTGGCTGCTACTACCAGTGAAAAGCGGAAAGTAGTGTTGGAAGATTTTACGGGCGTTAAGTGTCAATGGTGTCCAGATGGGCATAGAAGAGCTCTGGAGCTTCAGGCCAGCTATCCTGATGATGTCATTCTCCTGGCGGTACATGCCAAAGCTTATGGAACCCCTTATGGTTCTGATCCTAATTTAGTTACAAGCTATGCTGATGCGCTTGTCCTTCAGTCCAGGGTAGCAGGGTATCCCGCAGGCACTGTAAACCGCTACCAGTTTAACGCATCTAAAGGGGCTGCTCCTTATTTTGCTCAGAACGATAATGGTCTTGCCTTGAGCAGAGGTGGGTGGAAGCCGGCAGGCCAGTATGTCCTTGATCTTTCTTCTCCGGTAAATGTGGCTGTAAAATCAGAATACGATGAAGCTTCAAAGACTGCCACCATTACCACGGAGCTATATTACACCGAATCCGTTGGTTCTACCAATAAGCTCAATGTAGCCATCACCGAAAGCGGAATTATGACTAAACAAGCTGAAGCCGGTAAAGGAATCGTAGATTATCAGCAAGATAATGTATTACGCGAACTGGTTACGGGCCAATGGGGTGAGGATATTTCTGAGACCGAAGCCGGAACACGCATCCAGAGAACCCATACTTACACTGTTCAAAGTGAACAAGTACTGGAAAATCTTGAAGTTGTGGTTTTTGTAGCTGAAGGCCAGGAAAATATTTACACTGGTGCCCGCACATCACTGAAGTAAAATAATTGCATTCATAAATGCTAAAAGGCAATTCCGGTTGGGATTGCCTTTTTTTATGGGCGGTTGTTTATAGCGCTACTATCCTGGCAGGTTTAGCTAAGCACTTTTTATGAATCCGTTTGAATACTGCTCCCTATAAAGGGTGACTGGCCTTATCTCAAACAAACGAAACCTTCAGACTTAAATCCAGCGGCATAGCTGAGTGGGTGATGGCACCGGAAGAAATATAGTTCACTCCGGTCTGAGCATATTGAGCCAGATTTGTGTCATTGATTCCACCGGAAGCTTCGGTTTCGCATTTGCCGGAAATAAGGGTTAATGCCTCCTGTATCAAATCAGGTGAGAAGTTGTCCAGCATAATTCGTTGTACCGGTCCATGTTTCAGCACTTCCTGCACCTCTTCAAGGCTTCGTGTCTCCACTTCAATTGCCAGGTTTAATCCATGACGCTGCAGATAGCTTTTTGCCATTGCAATTGCATTTCCAATTCCTCCTGCGGCATCAATATGATTATCCTTGATCATGATCATATCATATAATCCGAAACGGTGATTTTCTCCTCCTCCAATCGCCACCGCCCACTTTTCGAGAAAGCGAATTCCAGGAGTGGTTTTGCGTGTATCAAGCAGTCGTGTTCCAGTTCCTTTCAGCCGCTGAACCATCTGGTGCGTTTTGGTAGCAATCCCGCTCATTCGTTGCATGCAGTTCAGCACTATTCGCTCTGATTTCAGAATGGATCGCAGGCTGCCTTTTACTGTAAATGCTACATCACCATTTCTAACGGAAGCACCGTCATTCAGGAACGCTT comes from the Bacteroidia bacterium genome and includes:
- a CDS encoding isoaspartyl peptidase/L-asparaginase, whose product is MKKFLLIFVLMLIQKEGAAPQERSAETKRQPIAIVIHGGAGNMNPDNISPEKRKQYEAVLREALIVGYETLEKRGSLDAVEAVITMLENSPLFNAGKGAVMTNEGKNELDASIMYGKDLMAGAVAGVTTVKNPIKAARAVMEKSPHVMMAGEGAEKFADQHGLELVDPEYFYNEERYEELERIKDREGQQQLDEGSLIPMEFEKMGTVGCVALDRDGNIAAGTSTGGMTNKRFGRIGDSPVIGAGTYADNSTAGISCTGHGEYFIRLAVAYDITAIMKYRQESLESAAKQVVKKLSEMGGKGGVIGLDRRGNVAMVFNTSGMFRGYLKEGEKPVVRIFED
- a CDS encoding carboxymuconolactone decarboxylase family protein, with the translated sequence MSGEKVKEFQAYRDRQNERLLGQNNLVINRLFNLDSRVYEDGALNKSTKELMGLVASLVLRCDDCVNYHLLQCHDLEISDDQLFESFSIALMVGGSITIPHLRRATEFWDNLKIPEDEKE
- the polA gene encoding DNA polymerase I — encoded protein: MARDKKLFLLDAMALIYRAHFALIRNPIRNSKGVNTSAVYGFTNTLLEVLEKERPSHIAVVFDPPVPTFRHEEFEAYKSQRQEMPEDIGAAIPIVKKLLKAFRIPCMEKNGFEADDVIGTLAKQAPAHGFEVFMMTPDKDYGQLVEEHIYMYKPSYMQNPREILDEKAILKKWGIARVDQVVDILGLMGDSSDNIPGVPGIGPKTAAKLIAEFETIENLLDNTDKLKGKVKEQIEMNKEQALLSKRLATIITNVPVEFDEKDLELEKPDEEALAVLFAELEFRTISKRVLGQEFRIKDVKTSAQPDLFNQEGGPVKEAGPLQTFKDKECSYELVNTDVKMQALAAMLKKTESFCFDTETSGLDPLQSEIVGFSFSIKPGHAYYIPTQADEDETKRILSFFKDVFEDSAIGKTGQNIKFDILVLKQYGIHVRGKLFDTVLAHYLLEPDLRHNMDMLSQTYLGYSPISIETLIGKRGKQQKSMRDLIPEDIVDYACEDADVTLQLQRVFEPLLSEMKVDKLFYEVENPLIYVLAEMENKGVRVDKGALNEYSKELNTDLVRLEKEIFELAGMQFNISSPKQLGEVLFDHLKLDPKAKRTSKTKQYSTSEDVLARLAANHEVAAKLLDFRSIQKLKSTYVDALPLMINPKTGRVHTSYNQAVAATGRLSSTNPNLQNIPIRTEKGREIRKAFIPADDDHTILSADYSQIELRLVAEISNDTGMLEAFKEGIDIHTATSAKIFGVSLAEVTGEMRRKAKMVNFGIIYGISAFGLAQRLNIARSEASEIIRQYFAQYPNIKKYMDDRITMARKHGYVETLMGRRRYLRDINSSNHTVRGYAERNAINAPIQGTAADMIKVAMVNIHEAFLRENIRSHMILQVHDELIFDALKTEVEQVKRIVEDKMRNALKLEVPIVVEIGAGENWLLAH
- a CDS encoding T9SS type A sorting domain-containing protein is translated as MKIRFYTLILCALFLIGGVGLVQAQTFKFIKDSVSVTASSGEAEIVGYNQMVNTTSQTQTFRWYRFDEGLENGWESQICDKIQCYLPHVSSAEFVLGAGDTSIMDVHFIPNSVSGESEVRVFLFAVGDSANGQFATYFATGWRVGLNENPQAKFNFYPNPVKEKLTIDFPVKGDHTVEIFNILGNNVGTYQVNNQSTLNISFFDLPKGMYILTYRSAEGKVVTKTLTKE
- a CDS encoding Omp28-related outer membrane protein → MKKIYLLLLVIGVAFGSCKKDSNDDPKNKDPEKDPIAGCMDEMAQNYNAEATEDDGNCEYLAATTSEKRKVVLEDFTGVKCQWCPDGHRRALELQASYPDDVILLAVHAKAYGTPYGSDPNLVTSYADALVLQSRVAGYPAGTVNRYQFNASKGAAPYFAQNDNGLALSRGGWKPAGQYVLDLSSPVNVAVKSEYDEASKTATITTELYYTESVGSTNKLNVAITESGIMTKQAEAGKGIVDYQQDNVLRELVTGQWGEDISETEAGTRIQRTHTYTVQSEQVLENLEVVVFVAEGQENIYTGARTSLK
- the nadC gene encoding carboxylating nicotinate-nucleotide diphosphorylase, which translates into the protein MGSNPALFQEIERHFILFIQNAFLEDIQEADHTSEACIPADKHGQAKLLVKDQGILAGVEMARRIFYFADQSLELEAFLNDGASVRNGDVAFTVKGSLRSILKSERIVLNCMQRMSGIATKTHQMVQRLKGTGTRLLDTRKTTPGIRFLEKWAVAIGGGENHRFGLYDMIMIKDNHIDAAGGIGNAIAMAKSYLQRHGLNLAIEVETRSLEEVQEVLKHGPVQRIMLDNFSPDLIQEALTLISGKCETEASGGINDTNLAQYAQTGVNYISSGAITHSAMPLDLSLKVSFV